From Lolium perenne isolate Kyuss_39 chromosome 5, Kyuss_2.0, whole genome shotgun sequence, a single genomic window includes:
- the LOC127301567 gene encoding uncharacterized protein, which produces MGPEREAKTNKKRSSPEGKMELEPFQVRGDLVAHSEVEEDEFTPKSPISMPYIPDELNDPTAYPATLAAFNEAHVKYKAKLNRRYGLFSLPPQLNLASPCLFNHRHLLTIRESALKAVLHAAKSIIRLSSSVDGKPLANCCGLWIKWDEDSKTGIVLTTAHLIRSNHPTENLWEGKDEYNIKSKVIVHLLDGNTADGHYLYHQQHYDLAFFKVRVDEEVEVPHFNVSMNCGQDVFRLGRDGHMILRMTHGSVEYLNPGSAERHHYMYFYHQKVDSLSHQRRDDRLPNENNDDYLCDDDGGSVIDLDGKVAGLVNKHLEESFVPSSILDKCVDLWCKFRCIPRLHLGMNFISIKLLDPIHIEMICRMYKIEDGLIVQEVSKESHAEKLGICLGDIIERFNGELISTTVELEKMLLGRCKDHLDQGGHLNEKINISIQVFHTEERLRRNINLSVDVSDGAEVVNRRTYPITAIEGTFASGQPSKNVADDPCLPRQERTWESYLREHTEKSYRT; this is translated from the exons ATGGGGCCGGAGAGGGAGGCAAAGACGAACAAGAAGAGATCTTCGCCGGAGGGGAAGATGGAGTTAGAGCCCTTCCAAGTTCGAG GTGATCTCGTCGCACATTCAGAAGTTGAGGAGGATGAGTTCACACCAAAATCTCCAATCAGCATGCCCTACATCCCTGACGAGCTGAATGATCCGACTGCCTATCCAGCGACACTAGCAGCCTTCAACGAGGCCCATGTCAAATACAAAGCGAAATTAA ATCGTCGGTACGGGCTATTCAGTCTGCCACCTCAGCTCAACTTGGCATCTCCATGCCTGTTTAATCATCGGCATCTTCTAACAATCCGTGAGTCTGCACTAAAGGCGGTGCTTCATGCTGCCAAATCTATCATCAGGCTCTCCTCTTCTGTGG ACGGGAAGCCACTGGCCAACTGTTGTGGTTTGTGGATTAAATGGGACGAGGACAGCAAGACAGGCATTGTTTTGACGACTGCACATTTGATTCGGTCCAACCATCCCACCGAAAACCTCTGGGAAGGCAAAGACGAGTACAATATTAAATCTAAA GTCATTGTTCACTTGCTGGATGGCAACACTGCAGATGGCCATTACCTCTACCACCAGCAGCATTATGATCTTGCCTTTTTTAAGGTTAGAGTGGATGAGGAGGTTGAGGTGCCCCATTTCAATGTAAGCATGAACTGTGGGCAAGACGTTTTCAGGCTTGGAAGAGATGGCCATATGATTTTAAGGATGACCCACGGTAGTGTGGAATATCTGAATCCAGGAAGTGCTGAGAGGCATCACTACATGTACTTCTACCATCAGAAAGTTGATTCTCTTTCCCATCAAAGACGTGATGATCGCCTTCCCAATGAAAATAATGACGATTATCTG TGTGATGATGATGGAGGGTCTGTCATTGACTTGGATGGGAAGGTCGCTGGACTCGTTAACAAGCACCTTGAAGAGTCTTTTGTACCTTCTTCTATTCTGGATAAATGTGTGGATTTGTGGTGCAAGTTTCG GTGCATCCCTCGGCTCCATCTAGGGATGAATTTTATTTCAATCAAGCTTCTAGATCCAATACACATTGAGATGATCTGTCGCATGTATAAGATTGAGGATGGCCTTATTGTTCAAGAG GTGTCAAAAGAATCGCATGCCGAGAAACTTGGAATCTGCCTTGGTGATATTATTGAACGTTTTAATGGAGAACTTATATCTACTACAGTTGAG TTGGAAAAAATGTTGCTTGGAAGATGCAAGGACCATTTAGATCAAGGAGGTCACTTGAATGAGAAAATAAATATTTCA ATTCAAGTATTTCACACAGAGGAACGTCTCCGAAGAAATATAAATTTGAGTGTAGATGTATCAGATGGTGCAGAGGTCGTTAACAGAA GGACTTACCCCATCACTGCTATAGAAGGGACGTTTGCTTCAGGGCAACCTAGCAAAAATGTGGCAG ATGATCCTTGTCTACCAAGACAAGAACGTACTTGGGAGAGTTATCTACGAGAACATACTGAGAAGAGTTATCGTACTTAA